CGTTGGCGGTGTTGTCCGTACTGAACTAGTTGACCTGTCAACTCATTCACCCCTCAATAAAGCGATATTAGGTCTTTTCCAAACGATCATAATCGTGTATGATGTCGAAAAGACAAAAAGAAAACGAGTTCTAAAAGGACTCATTTTCGATTAACTAAACTTATTTGTGGAAAGTATTCCCTAAAACATTGCAATCTTATACAAATGGGCATACTACCTCAAAATAATATTTTTGCATTTTATTATAATATCATAGCCAATTTGTCAAGTCAATGTGGATTTTTATTTCACAGCGCGAATAATCCAATATCCTCGTTCCTTATCGACTACCTCTGCATCAGAAAATAATTGTTTTAACTTTTCTAAGCTAGATGGTGCCCCTTGTTTCTTTTGTATAACCACCCATAATTCCCCTTGCTCTTTCAAACTACGAGCTGCACCTTCGTATATTCGGAAAATGGTTTCTTTCCCAGCACGGATAGGCGGATTCGTTAGAATTGCAGCAAACTCACCAGCCACTTTTTCTAATCCATCACTCTCATAGATACGTACATTTTGTATCCCGTTATGCTGCGCATTCTTTTTCGACAAATCAATTGCACGTTCATTCACATCCACCATTTCAATCGTTCGATCAGGAAATGATTTTGCTAACGATAAACCAATTGGACCGTAACCACATCCCACATCCAAAAAATCACCAGACAGGAGCGGCTCTTGAAAAGATTCGATTAGGACACGGGAGCCAAAATCTACTTCGTTTTTACTGAAAACACCAGCATCTGTTTCAAACGTAAATGAATGACCTCTAAGTTGAAATCGCCAAGATGTAGGGTTGCTAGAAACTTGAGGTTTTTTTGAATAATAATGATCCGACACAGGGAATCCCTCCATGTTGAACAAATGAAGAAAAGCCCGCCATCAATGGACGAGCTTTCCTGTCAAATTAACAAAAAAGAAATTATTTAACTTCTACTGAAGCGCCAACTTCTTCTAATTGAGTTTTCATAGCTTCTGCTTCTTCTTTAGAAACGCCTTCTTTAAGAGCTTTAGGAGCGTTATCTACTACTTCTTTCGCTTCTTTCAAGCCAAGACCAGTGATTTCACGAACTGCTTTGATAACTTTGATTTTTTCTTGACCAGCTGAAGCAAGGATTACGTCAAATTCAGTTTGCTCTTCAGCAGCAGCAGCTCCGCCAGCAGCAGCCATTGCCATTGGTGCAGCAGCAGTTACGCCAAATTCTTCTTCGATTGCTTTTACTAAGTCGTTTAATTCAAGAACAGTCATACCTTTGATTGCTTCTAAGATTTGTTCGTTATTCATTATAGGTTCCTCCTAATGGAATGTTTGATTTTTTTAGGCAATTGCCTTTAAGCACTGATTAAGCGCCTTGTTCTTCTTTTTGTTCTGCAACTGCTTTTGTAGCAAGTGCAAAGTTGCGCATTGGAGCTTGAAGTACGCTGAGTAGCATAGAAAGTAAACCTTCGCGAGACGGTAGTTCCGCAAGAGCTTTAATATCTTGTGCTGAAGCGAGAGTTCCTTCAATAACACCAGCTTTGATTTCTAATTGCTCGTTCTTTTTCGCGAAATCGTTTAAGATTTTCGCTGGAGCTACTACATCTTCCGAAGAAAATGCGATTGCGTTTGGACCAGTTAAATTTTCATTTAACCCTTCAAGTCCAGCAGCTTCTGCAGCACGACGAGTCAATGTATTTTTGTAAACTTTGAATTCAACGCCAGCTTCACGAAGTTGTTTACGAAGTTCTGTTACTTGTGTAACGTTAAGTCCACGGTAGTCAACTACTACAGCTGTCGCCGCGCCTTTGAACTTGTCAGTAATTTCGTTTACTAGAGTTTGTTTTGCTTCGATTACTTTGCTCATTTAGACACCTCCTGATAGAATGGGTCATTTATACCTTAACAAAAAAGCCCTTGCATCTACGCATGTAGACACAAGGGCATAAACATCATCTTTAAAAGAGTCAGCCTATCTGTCCTCGGTAGGATCATTATGCGACAAGTCGCCCCTACTGTCTACGGTACAAATGGTTATTTCACAACAGATGTCATCATAACAGATGGCACCAACATTGTCAACGTCAAATTAGTTGTTAACTTTTACAGAAGAAGCATCAATTTTGATTGATGGTCCCATTGTAGTCGTAACGTTTACAGATTTCATGTATGTTCCTTTAGCAGAAGATGGCTTCGCTTTTTGAACAACATCAAATACTGCTAAGAAGTTTTCTTCCAATTTCTTTTCATCGAAAGAAACTTTCCCGATTGGCGCATGGATGATACCAGTTTTGTCTGCACGGTATTCCACTTTACCAGCTTTGATTTCTTCAATCGCTTTTGTTACATCAAATGTAACTGTACCTGTTTTAGGGTTAGGCATCAAACCTTTTGGTCCTAAAACACGACCGATTTTACCAACTTCACCCATCATGTCAGGAGTCGCTACGATAACATCGAAGTCGAACCATCCTTGTTGGATTTTGTTGATGTATTCAGCATCCCCAACGAAATCTGCTCCCGCTGCTTCTGCTTCTTTCACTTTTTCGCCTTTAGCAAATACTAAAACGCGTTGAGTTTTACCAGTTCCGTTTGGAAGCACTACTGCTCCACGAATTTGCTGGTCGTTTTTACGAGTGTCGATTCCAAGACGGAATGCCACCTCAACAGTTGCATCAAAGTTTACTGAGCTAGTTTTTTTCGCTAGCTCAACAGCTTCAGCAACAGAGTATAATTTTGAACGATCTACTAATTTAGCTGCATCTTGCAACTTTTTACCTTTGTTAGCCATTATAAAATGTCCTCCTTGATAGTGGTTTTAACGGATTGAACCTCCCACGAATAAAGGCTGCGGATCTCCTATAAGAATCCCCGCAACCCCTCTAACCATACATCTCATCACTCAGATGACTATTAGTCTTCGATGACAATACCCATGCTGCGTGCAGTACCTTCAACCATTAACATAGCAGCTTCAACTGAAGCAGCGTTAAGGTCAGGCATTTTTTGTTCAGCGATTTCGCGAACTTTATCACGTTTCACCGTTGCTACTTTGTTGCGGTTTGGTTCACCAGAACCCGACTGAATGCCAGCCGCCACTTTAAGCAATACTGCAGCCGGTGGAGTTTTAGTAATGAAAGTAAATGAACGGTCTTCAAATACAGAAATTTCAACCGGAATAATTAGACCAGCTTGATCTGCTGTACGAGCGTTGAACTCCTTACAGAATCCCATGATGTTTACACCTGCTTGACCTAATGCAGGACCAACCGGTGGCGCTGGGTTTGCTTTACCAGCAGGAATTTGTAACTTTACCATTTTGATAACTTTTTTAGCCACGAGACACACCTCCTTAAGTCCGTGATGTGGTAATAGGGTTTCCCCTCCCACTCAAATATCTGTCTGTCAGCTAATTAGCCGATAACATAAGCTAAATTGTGCAGACTACGCAAATTATAGTCTGACCTTTGAAATAATATCACTTTTTATTCGCGATAGCAAGTACCGTTTTCGAAATTAAATTTTTGTTACTTGATCGAAGTCAAGTTCCATTTTCGTTTCACGGCCAAACATGTCGACAGAAACTTTTAATTTCTCTTTCGCACCATCGATTTCTTCCACTTTTCCTTGGAAACCTGCAAATGGCCCTTCTAATACTTCCACTAGTTCACCAACCGTAAAGTCAATTTCTGCTTTACGTTCTGTCACACCCATTTGCTTCAAGATAAACTCGACTTCTTCTGGTAATAAAGGAGTTGGTTTTGCTCCCCCACCTGAAGATCCGATAAACCCTGTAACACCTGGCGTGTTACGCACTACATACCACGAATCGTCTGTCATGATTAACTCGACAAGGACATAACCTGGGAATGTTTTACGCATAACCGTTCTTTTTTTGCCATCTTTAAAATCTGTTTCTTGCTCTTCTGGAATGATGACACGGAAGATTTTATCTTGCATGCCCATCGTTTCAACACGTTTTTCTAAGTTTGCTTTCACTTTGTTTTCATATCCAGAATACGTGTGCACTACATACCAATTCTTTTCCATAGTTCAAGGACTGTTGTCCGTCCCTCCTTTTTTCTAGACAAATGAAAAAACCCGTTCACAAACTAAGACGGGCTATTTTCACGCATTCTTCATTATCCAATTACAGGGATAAGAACCAACGAAATGCTTCTGAAATCCCAAGATCGATTACTGTAAAGAACAAAGCCATAAATACAACAGTTGATAATACAATGACGGTATATCTCGTTAGTTCTTTGCGCTTTGGCCAACTAACTTTTCTCATTTCAGAGACAACCTTACCGAAGAAAGAAGTAATCTTTGACATTCTAATTTTACCCTCCGAGCAATAATCTATTCGCACGCACACAAGTCAAATTGATTGTTTATGAAGCGTGTGTGTTTGGCAATGGGAACAAAACTTTTTGCGTTCTAACCTTACAGCTTGCGCCTGATTAGAAACTGGTACGGTGTAATTTCTAGAACCGCATTTCTCGCAGCACAGTACGACTTTTTTTGTCATGTAATCACCCGACCTAAATCTAGTAATTCTTATAAAGACTATCACCCATTAAATTGACTGTCAACATCT
The Paenisporosarcina cavernae genome window above contains:
- a CDS encoding class I SAM-dependent methyltransferase: MSDHYYSKKPQVSSNPTSWRFQLRGHSFTFETDAGVFSKNEVDFGSRVLIESFQEPLLSGDFLDVGCGYGPIGLSLAKSFPDRTIEMVDVNERAIDLSKKNAQHNGIQNVRIYESDGLEKVAGEFAAILTNPPIRAGKETIFRIYEGAARSLKEQGELWVVIQKKQGAPSSLEKLKQLFSDAEVVDKERGYWIIRAVK
- the rplK gene encoding 50S ribosomal protein L11 gives rise to the protein MAKKVIKMVKLQIPAGKANPAPPVGPALGQAGVNIMGFCKEFNARTADQAGLIIPVEISVFEDRSFTFITKTPPAAVLLKVAAGIQSGSGEPNRNKVATVKRDKVREIAEQKMPDLNAASVEAAMLMVEGTARSMGIVIED
- the secE gene encoding preprotein translocase subunit SecE, whose protein sequence is MSKITSFFGKVVSEMRKVSWPKRKELTRYTVIVLSTVVFMALFFTVIDLGISEAFRWFLSL
- the rplL gene encoding 50S ribosomal protein L7/L12, with the protein product MNNEQILEAIKGMTVLELNDLVKAIEEEFGVTAAAPMAMAAAGGAAAAEEQTEFDVILASAGQEKIKVIKAVREITGLGLKEAKEVVDNAPKALKEGVSKEEAEAMKTQLEEVGASVEVK
- the rplJ gene encoding 50S ribosomal protein L10 — encoded protein: MSKVIEAKQTLVNEITDKFKGAATAVVVDYRGLNVTQVTELRKQLREAGVEFKVYKNTLTRRAAEAAGLEGLNENLTGPNAIAFSSEDVVAPAKILNDFAKKNEQLEIKAGVIEGTLASAQDIKALAELPSREGLLSMLLSVLQAPMRNFALATKAVAEQKEEQGA
- the rpmG gene encoding 50S ribosomal protein L33, encoding MTKKVVLCCEKCGSRNYTVPVSNQAQAVRLERKKFCSHCQTHTLHKQSI
- the nusG gene encoding transcription termination/antitermination protein NusG; its protein translation is MEKNWYVVHTYSGYENKVKANLEKRVETMGMQDKIFRVIIPEEQETDFKDGKKRTVMRKTFPGYVLVELIMTDDSWYVVRNTPGVTGFIGSSGGGAKPTPLLPEEVEFILKQMGVTERKAEIDFTVGELVEVLEGPFAGFQGKVEEIDGAKEKLKVSVDMFGRETKMELDFDQVTKI
- the rplA gene encoding 50S ribosomal protein L1 — protein: MANKGKKLQDAAKLVDRSKLYSVAEAVELAKKTSSVNFDATVEVAFRLGIDTRKNDQQIRGAVVLPNGTGKTQRVLVFAKGEKVKEAEAAGADFVGDAEYINKIQQGWFDFDVIVATPDMMGEVGKIGRVLGPKGLMPNPKTGTVTFDVTKAIEEIKAGKVEYRADKTGIIHAPIGKVSFDEKKLEENFLAVFDVVQKAKPSSAKGTYMKSVNVTTTMGPSIKIDASSVKVNN